The DNA window ccacactgacagttctctgacctcctccctataggccgtctcatcgttgtcggtgatcaggcctacaactgttgtgtcgtcagcaaacttaatgacggtgttggagtcgtgtttggccacagtcgtgagtgaacaaggaatacaggaggggactaagtacacacccctgaggggtcccagtgttgagtatcagcgtggcagacgtgttgttgcccaCTCTTACcccctggggcggcccgtcagaaagtccaggatccagttgcagagtgtttagtcccagggtccttagcttagtgatgagcttcgtgggcacgaCAGTACCTCCAACCACATCCCAAATATTCCCTAATAAAGGCTAGCCTACATGAAGCTTACCCTTTCTGCCTGTCTATCCATTGGCAtgaagaatctaaaaaaaaatgtggagTTCCTCTCTATAATAGGAACTAGTACATACATGGTACGGTACAGTAAGCAAACAAATCTTTCCAATTTAAGGCAACCCttttcttctctacctctctttatGGAGCGGGTCCAGAGCAAACACTAGCGCTCTGTTTTCTCTCCATAATTATCAGCTAAAAGCATGCCATGTGTCAAAGCCAAGAGGAGGGTTTAAATAAAAGGGGAAAAAGAGTAAGGTTCCGTGGCGTGCTGGCTGGATCCCCAGTGGTCCGGATCCCCAGTGGTCCGAATCCCCTTAAGTGACATGTTTTTAGTTTCAGCAGCAGCACAGCTTTCTCTGTTCTGCATCAGCAACATTTCTACTCATTATATCAGACATTATTCATAACATCAAAGTCTCACAGAGTGACTCATTACCTAACCAGTCAAATAAATATGAATCTACCAGTGTTGCATTATGAAGATGACAGAGTTAGGTTAATTGTTTTCAACTTTGTTAATTTACTAAACAAAGACTCAGAATGCATATACAAAAAGGAGACGTACACCAGAAAGTAACAGGCCTACGCCTGTGTCTTTCATCAGGCATGCGTCTATACATAGTAGTGTGGGGTAAACCGGTGGTCCACAAacctcccctcccccccaacTATCTGTGACCACACTGGATATTATTTGATATTTTCGCACATATATGATTATGCGAGCTCCAATGTGAATGGGACATGTTCATATATCTATCGCCAACACAAAAAAATTACTGCAAAGAGTTGTTCATATAAAGACGCCTCTTTTCAAAACAAAGTGCTTAGTGCGTGTATAGTCGGTGCGTAAGCTAGCTGGCCCCCTGAGTGTCCACCCAATAAGAGCTCGAGCTCTGACATAATACTCGTCTGCTGCAGAACTAATCATGGATTTGTTTCTTAAAATGTATGACATAATATGGTGGCGACTGGAGAATCAAAAGGGTAGAAATTTACTAGACGGTCGGCAAACTACTTTGGTTTGGGGTTGTGGTGATAGCCACATGTTGATGACACACTGGAGACATAGCTAGCTACAACCGTAGCTAGCTACAACCTTAGCTAGCCTGTTTAGCCAGATACCTACAGAagctagcagtggtgtaaagtacttaaggaaAAAAACTTGgaagtactatttaagtagtttttgttgttgttggtatatgtactttactattcctttactacattcctaaagaaaataatttactttctactccatacattttccctgacacccaaaagtatgttacattttgaacgcttagcaggacaggaaaattgtcaagtTCACacccttatcaagagaacatccctggtcatccctattgcctctgatctggcactcactaaacacacatgcttcatttgtaaattaagtgtgtccctggctaacgttaactgtaaataaaaagaaaaatggtgctgtctggcttgcttaatgtaaggaatttgaaatgtaacgttatacttttacttttgatacttacgtatattttagcaattacatttacttttgatacttacgtatattttaaaccaaatacttttagacttttactcaagtaacgTTAGTatattactgggtgactttcacttttacttgagccattttctattaagttaacgttatctttatttttactcaagtatgacaattggtaacgttactttttccaacactggtggctaacgttagttaatgTCACATTACACAAACTACCGACGGATAATCAAAACAGCAGCGAAAAACAAAAGTTTTTTGTTACTCATCTTGCTTCAATGCTTAGCAGTTAAATAATATCATACTAATATATTCAATTTAGTTTGGTCGCATTTCAttgtgatatatatatagtagacATAACGTAGCTTGCTAGCTTTATAtggactagctagctaacgttagttagccaaCTCCTCTCCCACCGACCCCGCCATCTTGGGCTGATCCGCAGCTATTACTAGTGACTTATTACgttaaattaacaaaacaacataTCATTCGAGCAAACCTGACACCAATGGCCTGGCAATATATGAGACAGGACATGTACGGTATGCTAACAGCAGCTAGCTAAGTATACACTGGCTATTCAGCTACACCGGACAGGACGCTCCTAACTTGGGCCGTGAAAACGTTCATTGTCGCGAGCTGTCCATCGTTGATTGCTGCGCGTGCATAATGTTACAAACCACTATTTCAGCACCAAGTGAAGTTGGTGGCATTGGGACGGACATTCGAATGATGATTTCCTGACCAACTTATTGCCTTCCAGTTAGAACCAGTCTTGTTTGTTCAGCTGTCAAAAGTGTGCAGCCACCGGCCAGCAATGCCCCCCAAGAATTAGCATAGCCAGCAAGATAAATTATGGTAATAATATTAACTGGCTTGCTACCATGTAATTCCGAAGCCAGGTCTGCACTATTGTGATATAGTATAAGTGCATGACTGGTGATAGTCAACATAAAACTATTCACACTGGAAAGGGCATGATGTAATCTTCACTCACTTGCTAAATCCGCCTGGCCGCTTGCTAATGGAATGGGATTTTAGTTAAGTTTAGTAAATATCCAGCTTTCAAGCAGGGttttgtgaggtccctggcactTATTCCAGATGATATGCAGGGATCAAGAGTGCTAGCGGAGACGGGCGAACTGGTCCTATCTGTGACATACCTTTAACAGTAAGGCCTTCGTTCTGGCGCCATCTTCATGAAGCCTCTGAAATCCAAACAGTGAACTGCAAAGTATAGGACAACACAGGCGGTTCCGTATTACTTTGGGGATATATACGTCGTTTTTTTAAGAATTGAATGCAATAAAACTCAACACAGAAAAACATATACAAAAGAAGTGCATAGTTAATTCGCGAACCTGTCAATTTTGACCAAGCTTTCTYTCTCCTGCGATGTTAGCTTCGGAAAGTCCTCTTCTATTTCATTCGCTTTTCCCGCCGCcattttattttcctcatcaccAGCAGCGCCGAGACTTCGAGCAGTAGCAGAGGCAGCAACGTCGAGCGACACTCCGCACGATTTCATGAAAAAGCAACAGGGAAGCGGCGACAAACTCCACCAAAATATAATAAGAACGAAAGTACACGACCTTATCCAGCACTGAAAACGTAGCTTAGCCGAGTGATTGCCAAATCCTCAAGAAAAACAAGACCCGTCCAAAAAGCCTTCTTCTCGCATGGTTGTACACAAAATACTACATGTATTTAATTGCCAATTAATGCATGGAGTAGAGTTGATGCCGGATTTTACGATATGGCGTTATTTGGTAATATCATAAACTTCCCCccacagaacagctcaaagttGTTGTAATTGTCACACAGGCGAACGCACGCCGCCACCGTAAGAACGCCCTCTCCTCTCCGTAACCAATGAATGTATCTGTGTGTAATCATGTGACTTGATCAGACACACTTTTATAACAAACCATCAACTTCACGCATCTCCTCAGCTTCTTTGGATTGGTTTCCCATGTTGTATTATGATTACTTAACTGTACTTTGAAGTATATTATTGGTTAAGGTATCTGAGTGTACGAGAGGGGATACAGGTCAGCAAATTCAGTTGCCAAGGATCACGCTAAAGTGTTGCTGTTTGATGGGATTGAGTTGTTATCAGCTTGTTATAACAGTGTAATAAGTGATTTACAAAATTATAGCATGTAATACTTCACTATTAGTATGGCTGTCATAGTTGTATCTCAGTGTCTATTAGCATTCTGTTCCTATATTTATATCAAACAGATCCCTAATATATAGACTTACATTAAAATATGTTATACTCACGTATAAACCTCTTATCTTAAAgtgtaatatacatttttataaacataCCTATCTTATTCACTATGACTGCTTGATGCTAATAGGTTCACTTTAGTTTACCTTAACTGACAGCAAGCAATCTCTCTGCTGTATAATCAGCCCAAGACTGTCTTGTCCTCAACAACATTCCCCACCATCTGTTACCTAAAGTGTTTATGCATAGACAAGTATGTCTTCGCAAAATGCCATTGTAGGCAAGATATCTTCAGACATATGCCAATGGCCTGATGCTAGAATACTTATATGGGAGCTGACAAAACATGCCCATCAGAACACAACAGGCCTTGGGGAGTTTGGGCTGttttcaatgttcaactcatatGGCATAAGGTGAAGGTTTGGTTATTGGAGGAAGAGCTGATCTTTGATCCGGTATACGGGGAGTCTTGATCCTGCTGGGTGTTGTTCTTGTCTCCTCCAGAAGATATGGCTTCTTCAATCAGACATGATAACTCAGAGCATAGGTCACTTTCCAGTTTGATTGGAATATCCACAACCCCCCTCTGCTGCCACAGATTGGCTGGGCTGTAAATCTGTCATCACTGTCATGGTGGCAGAGATAGATGGCCACCTGTCACTGTGTTGGAACAGGAAGCAGTGAAATATGAGGGACAAAGGAAGGGGTCAAATCAAACTCCTGGTTTCAATTAAGCATAGTGGTTATCAAACACATAGGCAGCAAGCCCAATATTATTAAGCCTACCAAATCTGCTTATTATTTTACCCAAGATTTAACTCTACATAATTTAACATTGTAGAAATACTGTAGAAACACAGAGGACTTTTGCACTTGGAGTCTGTCTGATAAAATGTGTCAGTTAAATTGTTTGGCTGCCGAAGGGATGAAACACAGACTCTGGATTTTGGCttttaataaaaatgaaataataacCGACCATGCAATCATAGAATAGGCCTAGTTACATAAAGCTCACCCTtacagaaaatcacatgatttcaagTGAAATTTCTCATGTGAAAATGTCTTTATGGATCACAACATGTGAtcacgttttcacatgtgtagtttaaTGTTATCACATGTAGCTTTACATAAgatcacatgtgaaattcatgtggtttttccataagGGTCAAGAGCTCTCAGGTATTGGAGATGTTGAGTTAGTTCAGGTGTCATCCTAAAACATCTCCCAGAATCCCAGTTGCATACTACAGACATACCACATACCATACAATAGTACCAAAGGCTATATTATTCATAAATGACTTAGATGATTGTAAATGtgaattgcaaaaaaataaacattaaaacattCATCAGAGTAATTTAGGCTACAGACATCACTCAGCTATTATAGCTAGGGAACCGAACCTGCTCCTCAATCGCAGACTGAAGTAGCCTATTCTGCAGTAGCTTTCACTCTGTGCAGTTGTATAATTTGTAAAATGTGCACATTTTTGGTTAAAAGttacacatttttaaaaagtcagttTTGTTTTGTGAGGAAACCTAAATTCATGACAATTGCATTGAATGATAAACTGCATTGAGACTTTCCAATAAGGTTATTTAAATAAGCATGAAATTTGTTTTAATCAATGCATGAAATTCAAATGTTTGACTGTCTGACAAACTATGCAAACGACGTATCCCATGACCATCTCATCATACCTGGGACAGCATTTGTCAACATACAAGTCAGAGCACTCCAAAATGGCGGATCGTGAAGCGGGTAAGTGGCCACACTCAAACCAAAAACGACCTTTATGTTTCGATATTTGGGCCAATGATTGCATCTTACATGTACTTAATCGAGCATTAAATCATATCCAAATGTACtcgcaaaaaaaaaatgtttgacctattctctcggtctctctgatCGCACTCCCTCTGTGTGTTTCCATGTATCAACGTCATAAATTCTATGAAGATGATTATGATTGGCTAGTGGCTACAATAACGCTGTGCTACTTTACATTTTAGAATTATATTTCCCCACATAAACGGATTGATTCTTATGTCCAAATATGTCTAGAAATGGCAGATtctatcctctcttcctcctacaTGATTTACATTAGGCGACTTTTTTGTAGACTGCCTCTTACGAAAACGAAACAGAATTGGCAATGCCATATGGTCAAATTAACCACATTTCCGATAAGGATGACAAAAAAATACTTGTACAGCTGCTAATTATTCTCCCTTTGTACATCAAGCTCTACTTTGTTTGTCTCCCAAGACCCAGAGAATGAAGACGACACATGCGAGGTGATCTACCTGACAGAATATGCCAGACGTCAACAATGGTGGGGCCGCCTATTTGGTGGGAACAATTCGGGTCCTATGTCTGAGAAGTATTCGGTGGCCACACAAATAGCACTGGGGGGAGTGAGTGGCTGGTAAGTCATGCAGGCCAGGCCAGGGTTTATTGATTATGCTAAGCtgttaagagaattatgttcataaactgaactttaATTAACAACTCAGTCTccaacccagaatttgtaagatactggttgaaatgaaaacagacagaggcccagcctacaatagtcgaatgtttattcacgagaacgttctgaagacatccattttatagcggcgcacatacttccacacaaacagtagatatcatacgcacatacatacaaaccaacagtaggtatcctacgcacatactttatcaatacccagccgacaaagattagggaccgtaagaagtactccctgccctcttccaaatctctcagtggcccatagccaaggtcggcaccgaattttgctcagacagtctgtgtttaagatactatagagacatattgtacagatatattgttttgccctaatt is part of the Salvelinus sp. IW2-2015 linkage group LG36, ASM291031v2, whole genome shotgun sequence genome and encodes:
- the fundc1 gene encoding FUN14 domain-containing protein 1 isoform X2 codes for the protein MQTTYPMTISSYLGQHLSTYKSEHSKMADREADPENEDDTCEVIYLTEYARRQQWWGRLFGGNNSGPMSEKYSVATQIALGGVSGWCAGYLFQKVGKIAASAVGGGFLLLQIANHSGYVQVDWKRVEKDVNKAKRHLKKNADRAVPEFNSLIDQVAHCSCPQSL